From Ipomoea triloba cultivar NCNSP0323 chromosome 5, ASM357664v1, the proteins below share one genomic window:
- the LOC116020341 gene encoding transcription factor DIVARICATA-like, whose amino-acid sequence MANQRATWTWDEERMFQIALSTYVEGTRNRWKKIAELIPVKSAKDVEEYYPILKANIEAMESSFTQLQTNTNNAPPSSQRRGENEEVGSVWDLDELRATWTWDEERMFQIALSTYVEGTPNRWKEIAKLILEKSAKDVKEHYPILKANIEAMESSFTQLQTNTNNNASSSQRREENEEVGSVWDLDELVSCSQVYHVLHTIL is encoded by the exons ATGGCAAACCAGAGAGCGACATGGACATGGGATGAAGAGAGGATGTTTCAAATTGCTCTATCAACTTATGTAGAAGGAACACGTAATCGATGGAAAAAGATTGCAGAGTTAATTCCTGTAAAATCAGCCAAGGATGTGGAGGAATATTATCCTATTTTGAAGGCCAATATAGAAGCCATGGAAAGTAGCTTTACTCAGTTGCAAACCAACACAAATAATGCACCTCCATCTTCGCAGCGTAGAGGAGAGAATGAAGAAGTgggctcagtttgggatttggATGAATTG AGGGCGACATGGACATGGGATGAAGAGAGGATGTTTCAAATTGCTCTATCAACCTATGTAGAAGGAACACCTAATAGATGGAAAGAGATTGCAAAGTTAATTCTTGAAAAATCAGCCAAGGATGTGAAGGAACATTATCCTATTTTGAAGGCCAATATAGAAGCCATGGAAAGTAGCTTTACTCAATTGCAAACCAACACAAATAACAATGCTTCGTCTTCGCAGCGTAGAGAAGAGAATGAAGAAGTGGGCTCCGTTTGGGATTTGGATGAATTGGTTTCATGCTCCCAAGTTTATCATGTTTTGCATACAATATTATAG